Proteins from a genomic interval of Trichoderma breve strain T069 chromosome 2, whole genome shotgun sequence:
- a CDS encoding hem-containing dehydratase domain-containing protein, with protein MTFKLPLLTTKEALSDDTPSVLALFGIQHPESLTPLKRNSIAALKDIFALENGPGHVQIMTEAQQPRNPSSNCNTTIFQAFWFSSTDYEAWWQSAAVSSFWNSLEEDAGIWREIMRINPRRFMHATGSTKKQGLALVPELAEVEYADIAPQQKYWGIYRERIPDHESDDFESAFISQAQRKEMEEKEIRLGRVVLLHGIDNMLYVWEFQDYSQMTEQEKEIWDKHINPFVRGWMDSLDKERSKHGVLSFRNTALTQIDDDLTSTLPESRITSQFVFYLDLAAFEYSGKSTRDHFKARMAFEKHHKSSGTLGMGKGRTQLSVEVGILKRSDFEAEYIGCLDGTGLMGYKELTDAA; from the exons ATGACCTTCAAATTACCGCTTCTTACCACCAAGGAAGCTCTTTCAGACGACACTCCGTCAGTTCTAGCGTTATTCGGCATACAGCATCCAGAGTCCCTCACACCTCTTAAACGAAACTCGATCGCAGCTCTCAAAGACATATTCGCTCTCGAAAATGGCCCCGGCCATGTCCAGATAATGACCGAAGCCCAACAGCCTAGAAATCCCTCATCAAACTGCAACACTACCATCTTCCAGGCATTCTGGTTCTCCAGCACAGACTACGAAGCCTGGTGGCAGAGCGCCGCCGTGTCAAGCTTCTGGAACtcgcttgaagaagatgccggcATTTGGCGCGAGATTATGCGTATAAACCCACGACGCTTCATGCATGCCACCGGATCGACGAAAAAGCAAGGGCTTGCTCTGGTGCCAGAATTAGCAGAGGTTGAATATGCCGATATTGCGCCACAGCAGAAATACTGGGGTATTTATCGCGAGCGTATCCCCGATCATGAATCAGACGACTTTGAGTCTGCGTTCATCTCGCAGGCACAGAggaaggaaatggaagagaaagaa ATCCGTCTCGGGAGGGTAGTACTGCTACATGGCATTGACAATATGCTGTACGTGTGGGAATTCCAAGACTACTCGCAAATGACcgaacaagaaaaggagattTGGGACAAGCACATCAATCCCTTTGTGAGAGGCTGGATGGATTCACTGGACAAGGAGCGCAGCAAGCACGGCGTCTTATCCTTCCGCAATACTGCCTTGACACAAATAGACGACGACCTCACTTCAACGTTACCGGAATCCAGAATCACAAGTCAATTTGTTTTCTATCTAGACCTTGCCGCCTTTGAATACTCTGGCAAATCTACCCGAGACCACTTCAAGGCCCGTATGGCGTTTGAGAAACATCACAAAAGCTCTGGGACTCTTGGTATGGGGAAGGGACGAACTCAGCTCTCTGTCGAGGTAGGAATATTAAAAAGAAGCGACTTTGAAGCCGAGTACATTGGTTGCTTGGACGGCACGGGATTGATGGGCTATAAGGAGCTGACCGACGCAGCGTAA
- a CDS encoding IEC3 subunit of the ino80 complex, chromatin re-modelling domain-containing protein, giving the protein MADSPAKADGGSERRPAGYKSWKKKYRKMRIVFDHKMHECEELHKQEAKAANTVKRLAIENDRLLDLLLEVNNSPQIPTDRRIDLSLKPPSDDNALCLPMDRDRSKDKEAAMKKLEQLLSDIPHSTYDSAKETKSSFLADLGAPDGESHPAHFLSADDIDDYIYLVDTGIDPDSTLPTMAPLAHPIARPPSNPQTKNPTSVTNWLRKHAPKIFLQDGETHGERGGSKASGKGKKAGAAARLSAAAERGDGDASMDDDGDFGATPAARSSKRKRDDDTGYKPRGSSSRPTKKKRKSDVEATPTARKSKKDAAAASKDE; this is encoded by the exons ATGGCTGATTCCCCAGCCAAAGCCGACGGCGGCTCCGAGCGGAGGCCAGCGGGCTACAAGTCGTGGAAAAAGAAGTATCGGAAGATGCGTATCGTCTTCGACCACAAGATGCACGAGTGCGAGGAGCTGCACAAgcaagaggccaaggccgccaacACGGTGAAGCGCTTGGCCATAGAGAATGA CCGGCTACTGGACCTTCTCCTCGAAGTCAACAATTCTCCGCAGATTCCTACAGACCGACGGATAGACCTGTCTCTCAAGCCTCCCTCAGACGACAACGCCCTCTGCTTGCCCATGGACCGTGATCgcagcaaggacaaggaggctGCTATGAAGAAACTCGAGCAGTTGCTCAGCGACATCCCCCATTCGACTTATGACTCAGCTAAAGAGACCAAATCCTCGTTCCTTGCCGACTTGGGTGCTCCCGATGGCGAGTCCCATCCTGCACATTTCCTCTCGGCCGACGATATTGACGACTACATCTACCTCGTCGATACGGGAATCGACCCTGACTCAACCTTGCCCACGATGGCGCCGCTCGCCCACCCCATTGCGCGTCCCCCCTCAAATCCTCAGACCAAGAACCCTACTAGTGTCACAAATTGGCTGCGGAAACATGCACCAAAGATCTTCCTCCAAGACGGAGAGACGCATG GCGAGCGCGGCGGCAGTAAAGCCAgcggcaagggcaagaaggctGGCGCGGCGGCGCGGCTCAGTGCTGCGGCTGAGCGCGGAGACGGCGATGCCAGCAtggacgacgatggcgatttCGGAGCGACACCCGCGGcccgcagcagcaagcgCAAGAGGGACGACGATACCGGATACAAGCCCAGAGGGTCTTCAAGCCGGCCGACTAaaaagaagcggaagagTGATGTCGAGGCAACGCCCACAGCGCGTAAATCCAAGAAGGACGCTGCGGCAGCGAGCAAGGACGAATAA
- a CDS encoding sec1 family domain-containing protein, producing MASKANSLRDRQIASLKKILNLNETIESSETEEAHANGLLAPVAPILDAEGNPIWKVLVFDDLGRDVISSVMRVSDLRSMGVTMHMHIGTPRYPIPDVPVIYLLEPNARNLQLMTEDLQKGLYSPAYVNFLSSLPRVLLEEFATQTAEAGTSDKIAQLFDQYLNFIVAEPDLFSLGMQNEHTYWALNSAKTSDAELDAVVDRIVSGLFSVVVTMGVIPIIRCPKGAAAEMVAQRLDRKLRDHILNSKDNLFSNARPTAAGTPSSRPVLILLDRNVDLIPMLSHSWTYQSLVHDVLSIKLNRITIESPVDESNPAKGTSKKGYDLTANDFFWIKNAGVPFPQVAEDIDAELTKYKEETAAITKTTGVSSLEDLQNDTSASAQHLKAAITLLPEMRERKSILDMHMNILAALLSGIKDRQLDNYFQTEENVMKQTKAQILEIIKDENKGNNPTDKLRLFIIWFLSTEQEVGRADFESFEKALEAAGADVSSLSYVRQVRATTKMTQLTTINNNSNQQAASSDLFGRFSSISSRLTDRLKETGVPSGLTSNFDSLISGVKNFLPADRDLTITKIVESIMEPSTASSSAIAKTENYLYFDPRSANARGTMPPPSAIRSGGAGSAPGGLPGSQAGQTASFGQRRQGFSEAVVFTVGGGSMEEYGNLHEWVSRTSGDRARKRVVYGSTEMINASQFISEELERLGKEVSS from the exons ATGGCATCCAAAGCAAACTCTCTGCGGGATCGCCAGATAG catctctcaAAAAgatcctcaacctcaacgaAACCATCGAGTCGAGCGAGACGGAAGAAGCCCATGCCAACGGATTGCTGGCCCCCGTTGCCCCGATTCTCGACGCTGAAGGAAACCCCATTTGGAAAGTCCTCGTCTTCGATGACCTTGGTAGAGATGTAATCAGCAGTGTCATGCGCGTCAGCGACTTGCGCTCTATGGGAGTGACAATGCACAT GCATATCGGCACTCCGCGATATCCCATACCCGACGTCCCAGTCATATATCTGCTCGAGCCGAATGCGCGGAACCTACAGCTCATGACTGAAGATTTACAAAAGGGACTGTACTCGCCGGCTTACGTCAACTTCCTgtcctctcttcctcgagtCTTGCTAGAAGAGTTCGCCACACAAACGGCTGAAGCAGGGACGTCGGACAAGATTGCGCAGCTCTTTGACCAATATCTGAACTTTATTGTTGCCGAGCCGGatctcttcagcttggggATGCAAAACGAGCACACATATTGGGCTCTCAACAGTGCAAAGACAAgcgatgccgagctggatGCGGTGGTGGATAGGATTGTCAGTGGTCTTTTCAGCGTTGTGGTGACCATGG GCGTTATTCCAATCATTCGCTGCCCCAAGGGTGCCGCCGCAGAGATGGTTGCGCAACGGCTCGACCGCAAGCTCCGAGATCATATTCTAAACTCAAAAGATAACCTATTCTCCAACGCGCGACCTACAGCAGCCGGCACTCCAAGTTCTAGGCCAGTACTTATCCTCCTCGACCGCAACGTTGACTTGATACCCATGCTGTCGCATTCATGGACGTATCAATCTCTTGTACACGATGTTCTCTCTATCAAACTCAACCGTATCACAATCGAGTCACCAGTTGATGAGAGCAACCCCGCCAAGGGCACGTCAAAGAAGGGTTACGACTTGACTGCCAACGATTTCTTTTGGATCAAGAATGCCGGTGTCCCATTCCCGCAGGTGGCAGAGGATATCGACGCAGAATTAACCAAGTATAAGGAGGAAACAGCTGCCATCACGAAGACGACGGGAGTGTCGAGCTTGGAAGACTTGCAAAACGATACGAGTGCAAGCGCACAGCACCTCAAGGCTGCGATAACATTGTTGCCAGAGATGCGGGAGCGTAAAAGCATTCTGGACATGCACATGAACATTCTGGCGGCGTTATTATCTGGTATCAAGGATCGACAGCTGGATAACTACTTCCAGACGGAGGAAAACGTTATGAAGCAAACAAAGGCTCAGATTTTGGAAatcatcaaggacgagaatAAGGGCAACAATCCTACAGACAAGCTACGGCTGTTTATCATTTGGTTCCTGAGCACGGAACAAGAAGTCGGGCGGGCCGATTTTGAGTCGTTTGAGAAGGCTCTCGAAGCAGCGGGCGCAGATGTTTCATCTCTGTCCTACGTTCGACA AGTACGGGCTACTACCAAGATGACACAACTGaccaccatcaacaacaactccAACCAGCAAGCCGCTTCGTCTGACCTATTTGGACGATTTTCCTCCATTTCCTCCCGCTTGACAGACCGCCTCAAGGAGACTGGTGTCCCATCTGGCCTAACATCGAACTTTGATTCTCTGATTAGCGGAGTTAAGAACTTTTTACCAGCGGATCGTGACCTCACGATTACCAAGATTGTCGAGTCTATTATGGAGCCCTCCACGGCCTCATCTTCGGCAATTGCCAAGACGGAGAACTACCTGTACTTTGATCCTCGCTCTGCCAATGCGCGAGGTACCATGCCACCACCGAGCGCCATTCGATCCGGCGGGGCAGGAAGTGCACCGGGCGGCCTCCCGGGATCACAAGCTGGCCAAACGGCAAGCTTTGGACAACGACGGCAGGGCTTTAGTGAAGCGGTCGTCTTCACagttggcggcggcagcatgGAGGAATATGGAAACCTACACGAGTGGGTTAGCAGAACAAGCGGGGATCGTGCTCGCAAGCGGGTAGTATACGGCAGCACGGAGATGATTAACGCTTCACAATTCATCAGCGAAGAGTTGGAGAGGCTGGGCAAGGAGGTATCATCGTGA
- a CDS encoding nmrA-like family domain-containing protein codes for MMAKKLVTVVGATGAQGGSVVDYLLKNKSQEYAIRAITRSTESATAKALAARGVEVVRADLTDTTALKAAFAGSYAIFAVTNFWAIETQMGINMVDAALATDTLQHYIWSALTDACTVSGGRIKPPHYDSKAKVTRYIQSKPELLAKTTFVWCAYYATNFAGLTRPIYVPATGQYIQIQATPSDQPIACIGNTRSNFGIFVEAALAQPDKTRGGQTVFAFVESTTLGGLLQTWAEAHNVKATYIQVSRETLFSAWPMEVQEFTVGMEFWDMIRDKEWTGKDSFLTYSDLWIDVTTLKSVKESFAELEL; via the exons atgatggccaagaaaCTCGTCACGGTTGTCGGCGCCACTGGCGCGCAGGGGGGCTCAGTTGTTGATTACCTGCTCAAGAACAAGTCCCAAGAATATGCCATCCGCGCAATAACTCGGTCTACGGAGAGCGCAACAGCAAAAGCTCTTGCCGCTCGTGGCGTTGAAGTGGTTCGCGCGGACTTGACTGACACCACGGCCCTCAAAGCAGCATTTGCTGGATCATACGCCATTTTCGCAGTCACAAACTTTTGGG CCATTGAGACTCAGATGGGCATCAACATGGTAGACGCGGCATTAGCCACCGATACGCTACAGCATTACATTTGGTCGGCTCTTACAGACGCATGTACAGTCAGTGGTGGTAGAATTAAACCTCCGCATTACGATTCCAAGGCCAAAGTCACTCGATATATCCAATCTAAGCCAGAATTGTTGGCAAAGACCACGTTCGTGTGGTGCGCCTACTATGCGACAAACTTTGCGGGCTTAACTCGACCTATCTACGTCCCAGCCACTGGTCAATATATCCAGATACAAGCTACTCCATCCGACCAACCGATTGCCTGTATCGGAAACACCCGCTCTAATTTCGGAATATTCGTGGAAGCAGCGCTCGCTCAACCGGACAAGACTCGCGGTGGACAGACTGTGTTTGCGTTTGTGGAGAGCACGACTCTAGGAGGCCTGCTGCAGACTTGGGCGGAAGCACATAATGTCAAGGCCACGTATATCCAGGTATCTCGTGaaactcttttctctgcatGGCCTATGGAAGTTCAAGAGTTTACGGTTGGGATGGAGTTTTGGGATATGATTCGGGATAAGGAGTGGACTGGCAAGGACAGCTTTCTGACGTATTCTGACTTGTGGATAGACGTTACGACGTTGAAAAGTGTGAAAGAATCTTTTGCAGAGTTGGAGCTCTAG
- a CDS encoding alkylmercury lyase domain-containing protein, producing MDHSSLHEFIISSFLKNQRAPTVNDIATRFECDVATTRQGLQALAEYHGVVLHPKSDEVWVCHPFSAAPTTCIVSSGDRKWWGNCAWCSFGVMHLAGGTSTFTTRTGAIGDEVTVTARDGQLVDTEDFVIHFPVPMTKVWDNVIYTCSVQLLFRNEAEVDEWCATRGFAKGDVRPIKQVWDFAREWYGRHADANWKKWTVRDAIEIFGRHKLSGPTWDIGDEAGRF from the coding sequence ATGGATCACTCCAGCTTGCACGagttcatcatctcctcttttctcaaaAACCAACGGGCTCCCACCGTCAACGACATCGCCACCCGCTTCGAATGTGATGTAGCCACAACGAGGCAAGGCCTGCAAGCCCTGGCAGAATACCATGGAGTTGTCTTACACCCCAAATCCGACGAGGTGTGGGTTTGCCATCCCTTCTCGGCAGCACCCACAACCTGCATTGTGTCTTCAGGGGATCGCAAGTGGTGGGGAAACTGTGCCTGGTGCTCATTTGGCGTGATGCACCTCGCAGGCGGAACCTCGACTTTCACGACACGGACTGGCGCCATCGGCGACGAAGTGACAGTCACGGCTCGGGACGGACAGCTGGTGGACACGGAGGATTTCGTGATTCACTTTCCAGTGCCCATGACCAAGGTCTGGGACAATGTGATTTATACCTGCTCGGTCCAGCTGCTGTTTCGCAATGAAGCCGAGGTGGACGAATGGTGTGCTACAAGAGGGTTTGCAAAGGGAGACGTGCGTCCGATCAAGCAGGTTTGGGATTTTGCGAGGGAGTGGTACGGCCGTCATGCCGACGCGAACTGGAAGAAGTGGACTGTGCGCGACGCCATTGAGATTTTTGGCCGTCACAAACTGAGTGGTCCAACGTGGGATATCGGAGACGAGGCAGGGCGATTTTGA
- a CDS encoding translin family domain-containing protein, with translation MSAPPPALLDPSIFASLEAKLEEETQIRDTLSQLIQRLDRVVATAQGLLSRVHSTPRSRYPQLVSQVEAAVKEEAAIISELNTVASQHPYYKYNQKWTRSMQHAIGTAIYCAWLGGFPPSQTSDAESSSPAEIGRLLTLEEVGTIFSVPTNLKDRDAFHITIEEYLLSLVDLTQDLSRLATNSVTLGDFQLPLTISAFVKDLFAGFQLLNLKNDIIRKRADGVKYEVKRVEDIVYDLSLRGLIQRPGAGDTEMEAAE, from the exons ATGTCCGCCCCTCCACCAGCTCTTCTCGACCCCTCCATCTTCGCCTCCCTCGAAGCCAAGCTCGAGGAAGAGACCCAGATCCGCGATACTCTCTCACAGCTCATCCAGCGACTGGATCGGGTCGTGGCCACAGCCCAGGGCCTGCTCTCACGAGTCCACTCAACGCCTCGCTCACGCT ACCCTCAGCTAGTCTCCCAAGTCGAGGCCGctgtcaaagaagaagccgccatcatcagcgagCTCAACACCGTCGCCTCCCAGCACCCTTACTACAA ATACAACCAGAAATGGACGCGCTCAATGCAGCACGCCATCGGCACAGCAATCTACTGCGCCTGGCTAGGCGGCTTCCCCCCCTCCCAAACCTCTGATGCCGAATCTTCTTCACCCGCTGAAATCGGCCGCCTCCTCACCCTCGAAGAAGTCGGCACAATCTTCTCCG tCCCAACCAACCTCAAAGATCGCGACGCCTTCCACATCACCATCGAAGAATAcctcctctcccttgtcGACCTCACCCAGGACCTCTCCCGCCTCGCCACAAACTCCGTCACCTTGGGAGACTTCCAGCTCCCCCTCACCATCAGCGCCTTCGTCAAGGACCTCTTTGCGGGTTTTCAGCTGCTCAACCTCAAGAACGACATCATTCGCAAGCGCGCGGATGGCGTAAAGTACGAGGTCAAGAGGGTCGAAGACATTGTTTACGATTTGAGCCTTAGGGGCTTGATTCAGAGGCCTGGGGCGGGGGATacggagatggaggctgctgagTAG